One genomic segment of Acidihalobacter prosperus includes these proteins:
- a CDS encoding HDOD domain-containing protein produces MPNPDVSIEQLSRLAPLSRLSEAAHQNLLAASRVDTLDAGKRLPARNRERWVSFVLEGSMQLIRGDDVIETIDPEVDAARLQQPLFADGDDVDYATTLKSTRLLSIARKAVEEAVAAEGDGGAYDVGEQSISTVESDLLERFYKALSDGRMQLPSMPEIAIRIRELAADAETSLNDLAKVIQVDPSLTARLLQAANSAAYRGTRAVGSVREAITRLGLKRTASLAISITMHNVFKARSPQTARQMQMLWETSVEVSATAYIVARHSRVLDPDHALLAGLMHRVGAVPILLFSESLETSGDELKLAIARLSPMVGGVLLKEWGFEHDVVIAVEEGEQWMRNPDLPTDLCDIIIAARLYADLRNDRPLPASSLTEIPAFRKLGLADPESDRSLQVLEDAAEEIASIREFLS; encoded by the coding sequence ATGCCCAATCCGGACGTATCCATCGAACAGCTCAGCCGCCTGGCGCCTCTCAGCCGGCTCAGCGAAGCCGCCCATCAAAACCTGCTGGCGGCGTCGCGCGTCGACACCCTCGACGCCGGCAAGCGCCTGCCTGCACGCAACCGCGAACGATGGGTCAGCTTCGTGCTCGAAGGCAGCATGCAACTGATCCGCGGCGACGATGTAATCGAGACCATCGACCCCGAAGTGGATGCCGCACGGCTGCAGCAGCCGTTGTTTGCCGATGGCGATGATGTGGACTATGCAACCACTCTCAAATCCACCCGACTGCTGAGCATCGCACGTAAGGCTGTGGAAGAGGCCGTCGCGGCCGAAGGCGACGGCGGCGCCTACGATGTCGGCGAGCAAAGCATTTCCACGGTCGAAAGCGATCTGCTCGAACGCTTCTACAAGGCACTTAGCGATGGGCGCATGCAACTGCCGAGCATGCCCGAAATCGCCATACGCATCCGCGAACTCGCCGCCGATGCGGAGACCAGTCTCAATGACCTTGCCAAGGTCATACAGGTCGACCCGTCGCTCACCGCCCGCCTGTTGCAGGCCGCCAACAGCGCTGCCTACCGTGGCACGCGCGCGGTCGGCTCGGTGCGCGAAGCCATCACTCGACTCGGTCTCAAGCGCACCGCCAGCCTGGCGATCAGCATCACAATGCACAATGTGTTCAAGGCCCGTTCGCCACAGACCGCCCGGCAAATGCAGATGTTGTGGGAAACCAGCGTGGAAGTCTCCGCAACCGCCTACATCGTCGCCCGCCATTCCCGCGTGCTAGACCCCGACCATGCCCTGCTCGCGGGCCTCATGCATCGCGTAGGCGCGGTACCCATCCTGCTGTTTTCGGAAAGCCTGGAAACCAGCGGTGACGAACTCAAGCTCGCCATCGCACGGCTTTCACCGATGGTCGGCGGCGTGCTGCTCAAGGAATGGGGATTCGAGCACGATGTGGTGATCGCCGTCGAAGAAGGCGAGCAATGGATGCGTAACCCCGACCTGCCGACCGACCTGTGCGACATCATCATCGCCGCCCGGCTGTACGCCGATCTGCGCAACGATCGGCCGCTGCCGGCATCCTCGCTGACCGAGATCCCGGCCTTCCGGAAACTGGGGCTCGCGGACCCCGAATCCGATCGCTCGCTGCAGGTACTGGAAGATGCCGCCGAGGAAATTGCCAGCATTCGCGAATTTCTGAGCTGA
- the fliK gene encoding flagellar hook-length control protein FliK, with product MEFGIRVDNQQLTQSSAAPRAQLAAWRVGQVLSALVIEGTPAQAGGGPARLQVGNLQIPVRSQTPLQTGESLRLNVQRAGKEIILTRAPTTSAPVTAPTTTVAQTLRNLLPAQQALDVALRGLSKLLPQLPTTAAAPARELLGSLPTPAQLTTGSGLKQAILSSGTLLESRLAAGTPPAPQDIKAAAARLLSALPVQGSAAGAPRQLAEGLMGRIGLNQLQSQSPSGNTVYWSLELPVRTHADGFHTVQLEVETEEKGSTDAESGPNWNVRLHLDLPRTGPLDAYVTSRHNTLSAHFWSTDAATAARIAKALPDLARAWSAHGLATGVLQSHRGEAPRSGHGKSPLNGLVDTRA from the coding sequence TTGGAATTCGGCATACGCGTCGACAACCAGCAGCTCACCCAAAGCAGCGCCGCACCCCGGGCACAGCTTGCCGCATGGCGCGTGGGGCAGGTGCTGAGCGCGCTCGTGATCGAAGGCACGCCAGCACAGGCCGGCGGCGGGCCGGCACGTTTGCAGGTGGGCAACCTGCAGATCCCGGTCAGATCGCAAACCCCGTTGCAGACCGGCGAATCACTGCGCCTTAACGTTCAGCGCGCCGGCAAGGAAATCATCCTGACACGAGCGCCGACAACAAGCGCTCCCGTCACGGCGCCGACCACCACCGTCGCCCAAACCCTGAGGAATCTCCTGCCTGCTCAGCAGGCACTCGATGTCGCCTTGCGCGGCCTATCGAAGCTGCTGCCGCAATTGCCGACGACCGCCGCCGCGCCTGCACGGGAACTGCTCGGCAGCCTCCCCACGCCGGCACAACTCACCACCGGCAGCGGGCTCAAACAAGCCATCCTCAGCTCCGGAACGTTGCTCGAATCCCGTCTGGCAGCAGGAACGCCGCCAGCGCCCCAGGACATCAAGGCTGCGGCCGCACGTCTGCTCTCGGCCCTGCCCGTCCAAGGCAGTGCGGCCGGCGCACCGCGCCAGCTCGCCGAAGGCCTCATGGGCCGCATCGGACTCAATCAGCTGCAAAGCCAGTCGCCCAGCGGCAATACGGTGTACTGGTCGCTCGAACTACCCGTACGTACCCATGCCGACGGTTTCCATACCGTTCAGCTCGAGGTGGAAACCGAGGAAAAGGGCAGCACCGATGCCGAATCAGGGCCGAACTGGAACGTGCGTCTGCACCTGGATTTGCCGCGTACCGGCCCTTTGGATGCCTATGTCACCAGCCGGCACAATACGCTCTCCGCACATTTTTGGTCGACTGACGCCGCTACCGCGGCGCGCATCGCCAAAGCGCTGCCGGATCTTGCCAGGGCATGGTCGGCCCACGGACTCGCCACCGGCGTGCTGCAAAGCCATCGTGGCGAAGCGCCGCGAAGCGGTCACGGGAAAAGCCCTCTGAACGGCCTGGTGGATACGCGCGCATGA
- a CDS encoding EscU/YscU/HrcU family type III secretion system export apparatus switch protein, whose translation MTRKPLPPTTLHRLAVALRYDGEGAPKITAKGRGEIGKRIIELAQAHQVPLRQDAELCQVLAQVPLGEEIPEALYVAVAEVLAFAYRLSGQDLPLRTETAEEDMTGDQPESGG comes from the coding sequence ATGACACGCAAGCCGCTGCCACCCACCACGCTGCATCGCCTGGCCGTCGCTCTTCGGTACGATGGCGAAGGCGCACCGAAAATCACCGCTAAAGGACGCGGCGAGATCGGCAAGCGCATCATCGAACTCGCGCAAGCCCACCAAGTGCCGTTACGCCAGGATGCGGAGTTGTGCCAGGTACTCGCGCAAGTACCGCTGGGCGAGGAAATTCCAGAAGCGCTTTATGTTGCGGTCGCCGAAGTACTGGCCTTTGCCTATCGTCTCAGCGGTCAGGATCTGCCGTTGCGGACAGAGACTGCCGAAGAGGATATGACTGGCGATCAGCCCGAATCGGGCGGTTGA
- a CDS encoding DUF2802 domain-containing protein — MHIDWLSVLVALDLIYFPVVAIWAAWQVLKLRGEREAGRTRLAIIQSELDSLRQSIQETRQRDTELEERFDTLYSRLRERVDSQELRAQATGGAHVQALKLLERGMSADELMTVCGLSRGEVDLLQALHAAGAGRAQPPDSG, encoded by the coding sequence ATGCATATCGATTGGCTGAGCGTGCTGGTTGCGCTCGATTTGATTTATTTCCCGGTCGTGGCGATTTGGGCAGCCTGGCAGGTGCTCAAGCTTCGCGGCGAGCGCGAGGCCGGGCGAACGCGATTGGCGATCATTCAGTCCGAACTCGACTCGCTGCGTCAGTCGATTCAGGAGACGCGCCAACGCGATACCGAGCTTGAAGAACGCTTCGACACGCTCTACAGCCGCTTGCGCGAGCGTGTCGACAGCCAGGAACTGCGGGCGCAGGCGACGGGCGGCGCGCATGTGCAGGCGCTCAAGCTGCTCGAGCGAGGTATGTCCGCGGACGAGTTGATGACGGTGTGCGGACTGTCGCGTGGAGAGGTGGACCTGCTGCAGGCACTGCATGCCGCCGGCGCCGGACGCGCTCAACCGCCCGATTCGGGCTGA
- a CDS encoding chemotaxis protein CheW, translating to MTDKNEVHKVDELQCVTFFLSGEVYALDVMRVQEVLRVGEISPVPGAPEYVLGIINLRGNVVTVIDARQRLGLEFTEPGESSRIIVLEAAGQDVGILVDGVAEVVRIRQDEIDPSPSVGNEEAARYIQGVASRDKELIIVVDVEKLLNEEEWAELAAM from the coding sequence ATGACCGATAAAAACGAGGTCCACAAGGTGGACGAGTTGCAATGCGTGACCTTTTTCCTGAGCGGCGAGGTTTATGCCCTTGACGTCATGCGCGTGCAGGAAGTGCTGCGCGTCGGGGAGATTTCGCCGGTACCGGGCGCGCCGGAGTATGTGCTTGGGATCATCAATCTGCGCGGCAACGTGGTGACGGTGATCGATGCGCGTCAGCGTTTGGGGCTGGAATTTACCGAGCCGGGCGAGTCCAGCCGGATCATCGTGCTGGAGGCGGCCGGACAGGATGTGGGCATTCTGGTCGACGGCGTGGCCGAGGTCGTGCGCATCCGCCAGGACGAGATCGACCCCAGCCCGAGCGTCGGCAACGAGGAGGCTGCCCGCTACATCCAGGGCGTCGCGTCGCGTGACAAGGAGTTGATCATCGTGGTCGATGTGGAAAAGCTGCTCAACGAGGAAGAATGGGCCGAGCTGGCCGCGATGTAA
- a CDS encoding chemotaxis protein CheW yields MDKLTQKGALFNQELALSAYLDGLLKVPEPEVAPAAVAAPVAEVVQLPSSPATPLPTAPAVKPGMALVPAFEAQAAPATPAADTRTIPEWAEGGFECLLFFVGGLKLAVPLVKLTRIIPWGEHVTQTPGRPPWFMGLMPFDGRQAGIIDTAKLVFPRDRLSQREQRIRDGSEDEAYSRILMVEEGRWGLCCDRVDTVVSLQADSVHWRTEKTARRWLAGTVTSQMCALLDIEALALDIVRGG; encoded by the coding sequence GTGGATAAATTGACGCAGAAAGGGGCGCTGTTCAATCAGGAGCTGGCCCTGAGCGCCTACCTGGATGGATTGCTGAAGGTGCCAGAGCCGGAAGTCGCGCCGGCCGCTGTTGCGGCGCCCGTGGCGGAGGTCGTGCAGCTGCCGTCGTCTCCGGCAACGCCGCTGCCGACCGCACCGGCCGTCAAGCCCGGCATGGCGCTGGTGCCCGCCTTCGAGGCCCAGGCGGCGCCGGCAACGCCGGCCGCCGATACACGTACGATCCCCGAGTGGGCGGAAGGCGGATTCGAATGCCTGCTGTTCTTCGTCGGCGGACTCAAGCTCGCCGTGCCCCTGGTGAAACTGACGCGCATCATTCCCTGGGGCGAACATGTCACGCAAACTCCGGGGCGGCCGCCTTGGTTCATGGGTTTGATGCCCTTCGACGGGCGTCAGGCCGGCATTATCGATACCGCCAAGCTGGTGTTTCCGCGCGATCGCCTGTCGCAGCGGGAGCAGCGCATACGGGACGGCAGCGAGGATGAGGCCTATAGTCGTATTCTGATGGTTGAAGAAGGGCGCTGGGGGCTGTGCTGCGACCGAGTGGATACGGTGGTGTCGCTGCAGGCGGATTCGGTGCACTGGCGGACGGAAAAGACTGCCAGGCGCTGGTTGGCGGGTACCGTGACCAGCCAGATGTGCGCCCTGCTGGATATCGAGGCCCTGGCGCTCGATATTGTCCGCGGCGGGTAA
- a CDS encoding ParA family protein has translation MNIVAVANQKGGVGKTTTTVSLGGLLARAGEPVLLLDLDPHGSLTSYFGYNPEGSENGLYTLFQRRAQGQALNPAELAVDTSVEGVSLLCASTAMATLDRQLGGREGMGLVVAESLAMLRSRYSWVLMDCPPMLGVLMVNALAACQHLLVPVQTEFLALKGLERMLRTVGMVQRSRTRPLDVTLVPTLFDRRTRASIETLRQLRGDHPDEIWPGVIPVDTQFREASRAGQPLTTMKPSARGSKAYAQLLEWLLAQTPLGGKAAPLREASRG, from the coding sequence ATGAATATCGTGGCAGTGGCCAATCAGAAGGGCGGAGTGGGCAAGACGACCACCACGGTCAGTCTGGGCGGCTTGCTCGCGAGGGCCGGCGAGCCCGTGCTGCTGCTCGACCTCGATCCGCACGGCTCGTTGACCAGCTATTTCGGTTACAACCCGGAGGGCTCGGAAAACGGCCTGTATACCTTATTTCAGCGCCGTGCACAGGGGCAGGCGCTCAATCCCGCCGAGCTGGCCGTCGACACCTCGGTCGAGGGTGTGTCGCTGCTCTGCGCCAGCACCGCCATGGCGACCTTGGATCGGCAGTTGGGTGGTCGCGAGGGCATGGGTCTGGTCGTTGCCGAATCCCTGGCCATGCTGCGGTCCCGCTATTCATGGGTGCTGATGGATTGCCCGCCGATGCTTGGCGTGTTGATGGTGAATGCCCTGGCGGCCTGCCAGCATCTGCTGGTGCCGGTGCAGACGGAATTTCTGGCGCTCAAGGGGCTGGAGAGGATGCTGCGCACGGTCGGTATGGTGCAGCGTTCGCGTACGCGTCCTTTGGACGTCACGCTGGTACCCACGTTGTTCGACCGGCGTACCCGCGCATCGATCGAGACCTTGCGGCAGCTGCGGGGAGACCATCCTGATGAGATCTGGCCGGGCGTAATCCCAGTGGACACGCAATTCAGGGAGGCCAGCAGGGCCGGTCAGCCGTTGACGACGATGAAGCCGTCGGCGCGGGGCAGCAAGGCCTACGCGCAGCTGTTGGAATGGTTGTTGGCGCAGACGCCGCTTGGCGGTAAGGCGGCACCGCTGCGCGAGGCGAGCCGTGGATAA
- the motD gene encoding flagellar motor protein MotD translates to MARRSRKKAAEHENLERWLVSYADFITLLFAFFVVMYAISSVNVGKYRVLSESLVAAFHNVPHSLDPIQVGKVAATGPPATTPMQNFPAPMEMKGLPQTMMPAPVLPPRQAAALRSAQAPDEQLANTEAAIRAMGKEIQRRLGNLIDQKLVSVNIHRLWIDIKINTDFLFSSGSIQMPSSATSIIKEVARALAPLPNRIQVEGFTDDIPIHSLEFPSNWELSAARAASVVRLMAEFGVAPQRMAAVGYGQYRPVASNATAAGRSQNRRVDLVVLASGKTLEQAGAAGSPALFQRPGRGAQNGAVKENAK, encoded by the coding sequence ATGGCCAGGCGATCGCGCAAAAAAGCGGCGGAACACGAAAATCTGGAGCGCTGGCTTGTTTCCTATGCGGATTTCATCACGCTGCTGTTCGCATTTTTCGTGGTCATGTACGCGATTTCATCGGTGAATGTGGGCAAGTACCGCGTGCTGTCGGAATCCTTGGTGGCAGCGTTCCACAATGTGCCTCACTCGTTGGATCCGATTCAGGTCGGCAAGGTGGCTGCCACCGGACCGCCGGCCACCACGCCGATGCAAAATTTTCCTGCGCCCATGGAAATGAAGGGTTTGCCTCAGACCATGATGCCGGCCCCGGTGTTGCCGCCACGCCAGGCGGCCGCCTTGCGTTCGGCGCAGGCGCCGGACGAGCAGCTGGCGAATACCGAGGCGGCGATACGGGCCATGGGTAAGGAAATCCAACGGCGTCTGGGCAATCTCATTGATCAGAAACTCGTGTCGGTGAACATCCACCGGCTCTGGATCGACATCAAGATCAACACGGATTTCCTGTTCTCCAGCGGCAGCATCCAGATGCCGTCGTCCGCGACCAGTATCATCAAGGAAGTGGCGAGGGCGCTGGCGCCGTTGCCGAATCGTATTCAGGTTGAGGGTTTTACGGACGATATACCTATACACAGCCTCGAGTTTCCGTCGAACTGGGAACTGTCGGCCGCCCGCGCAGCGTCGGTGGTGCGTCTGATGGCGGAGTTCGGCGTCGCACCGCAACGAATGGCTGCGGTGGGCTATGGGCAGTACCGACCCGTTGCAAGCAATGCGACGGCCGCCGGTCGCAGTCAGAATCGCCGCGTGGATCTGGTGGTGCTGGCTTCCGGCAAAACACTGGAGCAGGCGGGAGCTGCCGGATCTCCCGCGCTCTTCCAAAGACCTGGCCGTGGCGCGCAAAACGGCGCCGTGAAGGAAAATGCGAAATGA
- a CDS encoding flagellar motor protein gives MDVLSLLGILIALGAVIGGNFIEGGHIDSLLQLTAFIIVVGGTLGAVLLQSPLPVFWRAVRMGLWVFKPPSIEPERQIESIVEWCQVARREGLLGLEGVSDELEEPFARKGLQMLVDGREPEAIRSALEVELDAAEEQLMHAAKVYEAAGGYAPTVGILGAVMGLIHVMENLADPSKLGAGIAVAFVATIYGVGAANLFLLPIANKLKSIIHRQSQVREMTIEGLAAIAEGENPRAIEAKLQGYVQ, from the coding sequence ATGGACGTACTGAGCCTGCTGGGCATCCTGATTGCGCTGGGTGCCGTGATAGGCGGCAATTTTATCGAGGGAGGGCATATCGACTCCCTCCTGCAGTTGACCGCTTTCATCATCGTGGTGGGGGGCACCCTCGGCGCGGTGTTGTTGCAGAGTCCGCTGCCGGTTTTCTGGCGCGCGGTACGCATGGGATTGTGGGTTTTCAAGCCACCGTCGATCGAGCCGGAGCGCCAGATCGAATCCATCGTGGAATGGTGCCAGGTCGCGCGCCGCGAAGGTCTGCTCGGGCTGGAAGGCGTTTCGGATGAACTGGAGGAGCCATTCGCGCGCAAGGGCCTGCAGATGCTGGTCGACGGACGCGAGCCCGAGGCCATTCGCAGCGCGCTGGAAGTCGAACTCGATGCGGCGGAGGAGCAATTGATGCATGCGGCCAAGGTCTACGAGGCGGCTGGCGGATATGCGCCCACGGTCGGCATCCTGGGTGCGGTGATGGGCCTGATCCACGTGATGGAAAATCTCGCGGACCCGTCCAAGCTGGGTGCGGGCATCGCCGTCGCCTTCGTGGCGACGATCTACGGTGTCGGGGCCGCCAATCTGTTCTTGCTGCCGATAGCCAACAAGCTCAAATCCATTATCCATCGACAAAGCCAGGTGCGTGAAATGACCATCGAAGGGCTCGCCGCCATCGCCGAGGGCGAAAATCCGCGAGCCATCGAGGCGAAACTGCAGGGGTATGTGCAATGA
- a CDS encoding protein-glutamate methylesterase/protein-glutamine glutaminase, whose translation MKVRVLVVDDSAFFRRAVRGMLESDPEIEVVAVATNGREAVASVAEHKPDIVTMDIEMPVMDGISAARQIMASHPRPILMFSSLTHEGAKATLDALDAGAADFLPKQFEEIARDRTEVGRVLCQRVKTLARRRPAPPPLGTAGARPVRAPVRTPAPHGRIGKLTQCRLVLIGTSTGGPVALQKVLTALPADFSRPLLLIQHMPAAFTPAFAERLNGLCKIEVREAKDQTALRPGVALLAPGGLQMSVEGSPGALRVRISQSPPELHYRPSVDVTFSTAERANPGSNLGIVLTGMGADGREGARLMKQNGSTVWSQDQASSTVYGMPAAVAEAGLTDRVLSLDECGRALVDAF comes from the coding sequence ATGAAAGTACGTGTTTTGGTGGTCGACGACTCCGCCTTCTTCCGGCGCGCCGTGCGTGGCATGTTGGAATCCGATCCGGAAATCGAAGTGGTCGCGGTCGCCACCAATGGCCGAGAGGCGGTGGCCAGCGTGGCCGAGCACAAGCCCGACATCGTGACCATGGATATCGAGATGCCTGTGATGGACGGCATTTCCGCCGCGCGACAGATCATGGCCAGTCATCCGCGGCCGATTCTGATGTTTTCCTCGCTGACGCACGAAGGCGCGAAGGCGACGCTGGACGCGCTGGATGCCGGCGCGGCCGATTTCCTGCCCAAACAGTTCGAGGAAATCGCGCGGGATCGGACGGAGGTGGGTCGCGTGCTCTGCCAGCGCGTCAAGACGCTGGCGCGACGTCGGCCGGCGCCACCCCCGCTCGGGACGGCCGGCGCGCGGCCTGTTCGTGCGCCGGTGCGAACGCCGGCGCCGCACGGCCGGATCGGCAAACTGACGCAATGCCGGCTGGTGCTGATCGGCACGTCGACCGGCGGCCCCGTGGCGCTGCAGAAAGTACTCACGGCCCTGCCGGCCGATTTCAGCCGGCCACTGCTGTTGATCCAGCATATGCCGGCCGCGTTTACGCCGGCATTCGCCGAACGTCTCAACGGGTTGTGCAAGATAGAGGTACGCGAGGCCAAGGATCAGACGGCCTTGCGTCCAGGCGTGGCGCTGCTGGCGCCGGGCGGCCTGCAGATGAGCGTGGAAGGCAGCCCCGGTGCGTTGCGTGTGCGTATCAGCCAGAGCCCTCCCGAGCTGCATTACCGGCCCAGCGTGGATGTCACCTTCTCCACCGCCGAGCGCGCCAACCCGGGCAGTAATCTCGGCATCGTTCTGACGGGGATGGGGGCGGATGGACGGGAAGGTGCACGGCTGATGAAACAGAACGGTTCGACCGTATGGTCCCAGGACCAGGCCAGTTCGACCGTCTACGGCATGCCTGCCGCGGTGGCCGAGGCCGGTCTGACGGATCGGGTGCTGAGCCTGGACGAATGCGGCAGAGCGTTGGTCGACGCATTCTGA
- a CDS encoding chemotaxis protein CheA → MSMGADDELLQDFLVEAGEILDGLGGQLLELEQNPADADLLNAIFRGFHTIKGGAGFLALTPLVDVCHHAEDVFNQLRQGERTVDGDLMDVILAVLDALNVMFDNLRGGVAPEPAEDELMRRLADLVAGVSPAGGAQRVEAAPPEPPADVDPPASGDDADAAFEAMLDATGEMPSEPASGAAASDEISDDEFEALLDQLHGQGKHTGAVSAPPPATPTPAPGAAAADNDEISEAEFDALLDQLYGKGASPGQKAGVIASQDTVPAKPEVAAEPEPAPAATVVPKEETGDASRQTAKGAAPAPTARAPAPAAAAPAAESTVRVDVKRLDDIMNLVGELVLVRNRLVTLGTQIKDETVAGAISSLELVTTDLQVAVMHTRMQPIKKVFGRFPRVVRDLAKSLKKEVDLELRGEETELDKNLVEALADPLVHLVRNSVDHGIEMPEDRRAQGKPPKGRLVLSAAQQGDHILLVIEDDGKGMDASVLRAKAIEKGLIDETLAQRMTDTESFDLIFRPGFSTKEQVSDVSGRGVGMDVVKTRIAGLNGAIEIDSVLGRGTLIRIRLPLTLAIVPTLMVKIRQRPFAIPLSSIGEILDLDLTQTKIVDNREVVLVRGKALPLVRLGEWLGLKGGRGAAGVDPLGHVVVAYVDNRRVGYVVDELLGQEEVVIKPLGPGLRNVPGYAGATITGDGHLALILDLPGLMRSRGMVA, encoded by the coding sequence ATGAGCATGGGTGCTGACGACGAACTGCTGCAGGATTTCCTGGTCGAGGCCGGCGAGATCCTCGACGGGCTCGGCGGGCAATTGCTCGAGCTTGAGCAGAATCCAGCGGATGCCGATCTGCTCAACGCGATTTTTCGCGGTTTCCATACGATCAAGGGCGGCGCCGGTTTTCTGGCACTCACGCCGCTGGTTGACGTGTGCCATCACGCCGAGGACGTGTTCAATCAATTGCGCCAGGGTGAGCGCACGGTGGACGGCGACCTCATGGACGTCATCCTCGCCGTGCTCGATGCGTTGAACGTGATGTTCGACAACCTGCGTGGCGGTGTCGCGCCGGAGCCGGCCGAAGACGAACTCATGCGTCGTCTTGCGGATCTGGTCGCGGGCGTTTCGCCGGCCGGCGGCGCGCAGCGTGTGGAAGCTGCCCCCCCGGAGCCGCCGGCCGATGTCGATCCGCCGGCCTCCGGCGACGATGCGGATGCCGCCTTCGAGGCCATGCTCGATGCGACGGGCGAGATGCCGTCGGAGCCTGCGTCCGGCGCAGCGGCCAGCGACGAAATTTCCGACGACGAATTCGAGGCGCTGCTGGATCAACTGCATGGTCAGGGCAAGCATACCGGTGCCGTGAGTGCACCGCCGCCCGCTACGCCGACCCCGGCACCCGGCGCCGCGGCCGCCGATAACGACGAGATCAGCGAGGCCGAGTTCGATGCCTTGCTCGATCAGCTTTATGGCAAAGGGGCTTCTCCGGGTCAAAAGGCGGGTGTGATTGCGTCGCAGGATACGGTGCCTGCGAAACCCGAAGTGGCGGCCGAGCCGGAACCCGCTCCAGCCGCAACGGTGGTGCCGAAGGAAGAGACCGGAGACGCGTCCAGGCAAACGGCCAAGGGTGCCGCACCCGCGCCAACCGCCCGCGCCCCGGCACCGGCAGCCGCGGCGCCTGCGGCGGAAAGTACCGTGCGTGTTGATGTCAAGCGACTGGACGACATCATGAATCTGGTCGGGGAGCTGGTGCTGGTGCGCAACCGCCTGGTGACCCTGGGTACGCAAATCAAGGATGAAACCGTGGCCGGTGCGATTTCCAGCCTCGAGCTGGTAACCACGGATCTCCAGGTGGCGGTCATGCACACGCGCATGCAGCCGATCAAAAAGGTGTTTGGCCGTTTCCCCCGCGTGGTGCGCGACCTGGCCAAGAGCCTGAAGAAGGAAGTGGATCTCGAACTGCGTGGCGAGGAGACCGAGCTCGACAAGAATCTCGTGGAGGCGTTGGCCGATCCACTGGTCCACCTGGTGCGGAATTCCGTCGACCATGGCATCGAAATGCCGGAAGACCGCCGTGCCCAGGGCAAGCCGCCCAAGGGGCGCCTGGTGCTGTCGGCCGCGCAGCAGGGCGACCATATTCTCCTGGTGATCGAAGACGACGGCAAGGGCATGGATGCGTCGGTCCTGCGTGCCAAGGCGATCGAGAAAGGGCTCATAGACGAAACCCTCGCGCAGCGGATGACCGACACTGAATCCTTCGATCTGATTTTCCGGCCCGGGTTCTCCACCAAGGAACAGGTCTCCGACGTTTCCGGGCGCGGGGTCGGCATGGATGTGGTCAAGACGCGGATTGCCGGACTCAATGGCGCCATCGAAATCGATTCGGTGCTAGGCAGAGGCACGCTCATTCGCATTCGCCTGCCGTTGACGCTGGCGATCGTGCCGACCTTGATGGTCAAGATCCGGCAGCGTCCGTTCGCCATTCCCCTCAGCTCGATCGGCGAAATTCTGGATCTGGACCTTACCCAGACCAAGATCGTCGACAATCGCGAGGTCGTGCTGGTGCGCGGCAAGGCGCTTCCGCTGGTGCGCCTCGGCGAATGGCTGGGACTCAAGGGCGGGCGGGGCGCCGCTGGCGTCGACCCGCTTGGGCACGTGGTGGTCGCCTATGTCGACAATCGACGCGTGGGTTATGTGGTCGACGAATTGCTGGGGCAGGAGGAGGTCGTCATCAAGCCGCTGGGGCCGGGGCTGCGCAACGTACCCGGATACGCCGGCGCGACGATTACAGGCGACGGCCATCTGGCCCTGATATTGGATTTGCCGGGACTCATGCGTTCACGCGGAATGGTGGCCTGA